A window of the Brassica oleracea var. oleracea cultivar TO1000 chromosome C1, BOL, whole genome shotgun sequence genome harbors these coding sequences:
- the LOC106330209 gene encoding pollen-specific leucine-rich repeat extensin-like protein 2 — protein sequence MGVVTSSPFPEAFQRLLKEMSRSNQTSEDEDESEDDEGRSCCCQGLIQQRKRKGGEVTSAKGFNAGGSKLVMFVVFKWKSVSDFSVLLIEWIFHLTVALAPPLKPPIPVGNISHSPPQPDPPDPPDPLQFPPLPSPFSGGQKPPKRCAFSPLSLNSTVPPVPITSTPPSGTAVTPVFGSLPATTTSAAQLLAAYSPNPFCGVENPRSGSSTVPQGPSITQKPKLLSIALSGDCLPKTSLRQRSEHPEDYSPSLQRIQLWAHLKRVPFELMYDVGLSHIAGQIGDPRETDDWTLSLISISIAHVRVEIDTTIPLPSQVEVGRSNGTFVTVDVEYPWMPPSCAHCKEVGYIQRHCPLLPPPTALTPKQNPPPKSPNTQPPSSSHPPKKANPSNKFCFSCRTMGHLMNNCPKGPQDWTLVNRRKPPPAVDPQTTPPLAQIPLPTSNSQSGPTPIPAPSVHSQNPPASPSSTPAASSPQVDIAIDPPSMEIDTPSPTKETIIDCSDMDSSSAEVFVLALPAVFKDRPIIISNNHLPPKKPSTLSLNPFCTLPSDTPTHHPTQDLPLPALPPPSSNPEPSPLQIQTQAPSSPKSSTPVPSSFVPLPESTPSGVTQNPS from the exons ATGGGCGTCGTCACCTCCTCCCCGTTCCCGGAAGCCTTCCAGAGGCTTCTCAAGGAGATGTCCCGTTCCAATCAAACCTCTGAGGATGAAGATGAATCTGAGGATGACGAAGGCCGCTCCTGTTGCTGCCAAGGCCTGATCCAGCAGAGAAAGAGAAAG GGGGGTGAAGTCACATCTGCTAAAGGGTTTAACGCTGGTG GTTCAAAGCTAGTTATGTTTGTTGTGTTTAAGTGGAAAAGCGTTTCTGATTTTTCTGTCTTGCTTATCGAATGGATATTTCAT TTGACTGTAGCGCTTGCTCCCCCTCTGAAACCTCCAATTCCGGTTGGCAATATCAGCCACTCGCCGCCCCAGCCCGATCCTCCTGACCCACCCGACCCTCTCCAATTTCCCCCTCTCCCTTCTCCTTTCTCTGGTGGCCAAAAACCCCCAAAACGGTGCGCCTTCTCCCCCCTCTCCCTCAACTCCACTGTTCCCCCTGTTCCAATTACCTCTACCCCGCCGTCTGGCACTGCAGTGACCCCTGTCTTTGGTTCTCTGCCAGCTACTACCACCTCTGCGGCCCAACTTTTGGCTGCTTACTCCCCAAATCCTTTTTGTGGAGTTGAAAACCCTAGATCTGGTTCATCTACAGTACCCCAAGGTCCTTCTATAACT CAAAAACCAAAGTTACTATCAATCGCACTCTCCGGCGATTGTCTCCCCAAAACTTCTCTCCGTCAG AGGTCTGAGCACCCAGAAGACTACTCTCCATCGCTCCAAAGAATTCAACTATGGGCTCACCTAAAGAGAGTTCCCTTTGAACTTATGTACGATGTTGGGTTAAGCCATATTGCTGGCCAAATAGGTGACCCAAGAGAAACTGATGATTGGACGCTAAGTCTGATAAGCATCAGCATTGCCCATGTCAGAGTGGAGATTGATACTACCATTCCACTCCCTTCTCAAGTGGAAGTAGGAAGGTCCAATGGAACTTTTGTCACTGTTGATGTTGAATACCCCTGGATGCCTCCCTCTTGTGCGCATTGCAAAGAAGTGGGTTATATCCAACGTCACTGCCCTCTCCTCCCCCCACCTACTGCCCTCACTCCCAAACAGAATCCCCCACCCAAAAGCCCCAACACTCAACCCCCATCCTCCTCTCACCCTCCTAAAAAAGCCAACCCCTCTAATAAGTTTTGCTTCTCCTGTCGTACTATGGGTCACCTCATGAATAACTGTCCAAAAGGCCCACAAGATTGGACTCTTGTAAACCGAAGAAAACCACCACCCGCAGTTGATCCTCAAACCACCCCACCTCTAGCTCAAATCCCCCTCCCCACCTCTAACTCGCAGTCTGGTCCCACCCCCATTCCTGCTCCCTCTGTTCATAGCCAAAATCCCCCCGCTTCCCCCTCCTCTACTCCCGCCGCTTCTTCTCCCCAAGTTGATATTGCAATTGATCCTCCTTCGATGGAAATCGATACACCAAGTCCTACTAAAGAAACTATCATTGACTGCTCTGACATGGATTCCTCATCTGCTGAAGTCTTTGTCCTTGCCCTCCCGGCAGTCTTCAAAGATAGACCCATCATTATCTCAAACAACCACCTCCCTCCTAAAAAACCTTCAACCCTCTCCCTAAACCCCTTTTGCACTCTTCCATCAGATACTCCCACCCATCACCCCACTCAAGACCTTCCTCTCCCCGCGTTACCTCCTCCCTCTTCCAACCCTGAACCCTCCCCCCTCCAAATCCAAACCCAAGCCCCCTCATCTCCCAAATCTTCAACTCCCGTACCCTCTTCTTTTGTGCCTTTACCCGAGTCTACTCCTTCTGGGGTGACTCAAAACCCCTCTTAA